The following proteins are encoded in a genomic region of Amphiura filiformis chromosome 11, Afil_fr2py, whole genome shotgun sequence:
- the LOC140165172 gene encoding retinol dehydrogenase 11-like: MDSSLAVPCVSVAVVATVGLYYYFVKVADKCTCTTRLDGKTVIITGANTGIGKATAEDLASRGARVILACRNKDKGIQAQQEIIQVTNNHEVQFMQLNLASFQSIRRFAEEIDNNEDRLDVLVNNAGVINDGSAKTEDGHELSFGVNHLGHFLLTNLLLDKLTNSAPSRVINVSSELYMMGEIDLDDLESYEGRMKSYPRSKLANILFTRELARKVAGCGISTFSLHPGSIDTDIKRNWTGWLQSLSPLISFLFLKNAQDGAQTSIHCAVADGIEKHSGKYFKGCRLQNVIGQAKDDVLAKRLWDISMKLTNLPQESTEQ, translated from the exons ATGGATAGTTCTTTGGCTGTTCCTTGTGTGTCTGTAGCAGTAGTCGCAACAGTTGGATTGTATTATTACTTCGTCAAAGTGGCAGATAAATGCACCTGTACTACACGATTGGATGGGAAAACGGTCATCATAACAG GCGCCAATACAGGAATTGGGAAAGCAACAGCAGAAGACCTAGCAAGTCGAGGTGCTCGTGTTATCCTAGCTTGTCGTAACAAAGATAAAGGAATTCAAGCCCAGCAAGAAATAATACAAGTCACCAACAACCACGAGGTCCAATTTATGCAACTCAACCTGGCGAGTTTCCAGTCTATTAGACGATTTGCTGAAGAGATTGACAATAACGAAGATAGGCTTGATGTACTAGTAAATAATGCCG GTGTCATCAATGACGGTAGTGCCAAGACAGAAGATGGACATGAACTCTCATTTGGTGTCAATCATCTTGGTCATTTTCTTTTGACTAATCTTCTATTGGATAAACTAACGAACAGCGCCCCCAGTCGAGTGATTAATGTTTCCTCAGAACTTTACATGATGGGAGAGATTGATCTTGATGATTTAGAAAGCTACGAAGGGCGAATGAAATCCTACCCAAGGAGTAAATTAGCAAATATTCTATTCACGCGAGAATTGGCGAGAAAGGTGGCTGGATGCGGCATTAGCACATTCTCACTTCATCCAG GTTCGATTGACACAGACATCAAACGAAACTGGACAGGCTGGTTGCAAAGCCTATCACCGCTCATCTCGTTCTTATTTCTGAAGAACGCCCAAGATGGAGCCCAAACTTCAATACACTGCGCAGTCGCAGACGGCATTGAGAAGCATTCTGGGAAATACTTCAAAGGCTGTCGTTTGCAGAATGTGATTGGTCAAGCAAAGGATGACGTATTAGCTAAACGCTTGTGGGATATCAGCATGAAATTAACCAATTTACCACAGGAGTCAACAGAACAATAA